A window of the Acidimicrobiales bacterium genome harbors these coding sequences:
- a CDS encoding metalloregulator ArsR/SmtB family transcription factor — protein sequence MTAAATLDRVFAALSDPVRRDSVARLADGDETVSALAAPYDISVQAVSKHLKVLESAGLVSRTTGAHRSPVHLEAEVFDLMTAWIERYRQRAEDRYRRLDAVLEQLSEEPS from the coding sequence GTGACCGCAGCCGCAACGCTCGACCGGGTCTTCGCCGCCCTCTCCGATCCGGTCCGCCGAGACTCGGTCGCTCGATTGGCAGACGGTGACGAAACGGTGTCGGCGCTCGCGGCGCCCTACGACATCAGCGTCCAGGCCGTGTCGAAACACCTCAAGGTGCTCGAATCGGCCGGGCTCGTCAGCCGCACCACAGGGGCACACCGGAGTCCGGTGCATCTCGAGGCCGAGGTCTTCGACCTCATGACGGCCTGGATCGAGCGGTACCGCCAGCGAGCCGAGGACCGCTATCGACGTCTCGATGCCGTCCTCGAACAACTCAGCGAGGAGCCGTCGTGA
- a CDS encoding metalloregulator ArsR/SmtB family transcription factor, translated as MSSDLPVLDVIAEPTRRRILDAVRDGERSVSELVEVVGMHQPGVSRHLKVLRDAGLVEVRRDAQRRLYRLRVEPLRALDEWLEPYRAEMAGRLDALERHLERTAQPISTKGKAL; from the coding sequence ATGTCCTCCGACCTCCCGGTGCTCGATGTGATCGCCGAACCGACCCGGCGTCGGATCCTCGACGCTGTGCGCGACGGCGAACGATCGGTGTCGGAACTCGTCGAGGTCGTTGGCATGCACCAACCGGGTGTGTCCCGACACCTCAAGGTGTTGCGAGACGCCGGTCTGGTCGAGGTGCGACGTGATGCGCAGCGTCGGCTCTATCGCCTGCGAGTCGAGCCACTCCGAGCGCTCGACGAATGGTTGGAGCCGTATCGAGCCGAGATGGCCGGCCGACTCGACGCGCTCGAACGGCATCTCGAACGAACCGCGCAACCGATCTCAACGAAGGGGAAAGCTCTGTGA
- a CDS encoding SRPBCC family protein, translating into MTDDLTTRYDGVLERTADGGVIRFERHLAYDVADVWDAITAPERLADWWLPFDADITVDLRVGGEIVFTGRPDGDPVMVCTILRLEPTTLLEHTHPAPGSVMRWELEAHDTGCILRLSHTVPDVTEAIDNCYLVGLQTSLARLEPCLAGQPQPWDWDAFAVAQAHYAGLGLAAEVTPS; encoded by the coding sequence GTGACCGACGATCTCACGACCCGCTACGACGGTGTGCTCGAACGCACCGCCGACGGGGGCGTCATCCGCTTCGAGCGGCATCTCGCCTACGACGTGGCCGACGTCTGGGATGCCATCACGGCACCCGAGCGGCTGGCCGATTGGTGGCTCCCCTTCGACGCCGACATCACGGTCGACCTCCGGGTGGGTGGCGAGATCGTCTTCACCGGACGGCCCGATGGTGACCCGGTCATGGTCTGCACGATCCTGCGTCTCGAACCAACCACCTTGTTGGAGCACACCCATCCCGCACCCGGCTCGGTCATGCGCTGGGAACTCGAGGCCCACGACACCGGCTGCATCCTGCGCCTCAGTCACACGGTGCCCGACGTGACCGAAGCGATCGACAACTGCTACCTCGTCGGACTGCAGACGTCGCTCGCTCGACTCGAGCCGTGCCTTGCCGGCCAACCCCAACCTTGGGATTGGGATGCCTTCGCCGTCGCTCAGGCCCACTACGCCGGACTCGGTCTTGCCGCAGAGGTGACTCCGTCATGA
- a CDS encoding HAD-IA family hydrolase, with the protein MIIDVDAILFDSDGVLVDSHAAVEAAWRQLAQEFDLEIDLLLGELAGVRAIDTLRNHLQPERLTAAVDRLEQLELDLASRTGALPGAVEITASLPRGSWTIVTSGSRRLASARWAAAGVTVPDVTVTAESVTRGKPHPEPFLAAANALGVHPSRCLVFEDSASGAQAADAAGAQVAAVGSAPWTIEACVRIRDFVDISVEPTSDRTIRLSFPAPGA; encoded by the coding sequence ATGATCATCGACGTTGATGCAATCCTCTTCGACAGCGACGGTGTGCTGGTCGACTCGCACGCTGCCGTCGAGGCCGCATGGCGACAGCTCGCGCAGGAATTCGACCTCGAGATCGACCTCCTCCTTGGCGAACTTGCGGGCGTTCGAGCGATCGACACGTTGCGCAACCATCTCCAGCCGGAGCGACTCACCGCCGCAGTCGATCGACTCGAACAGCTCGAGCTCGACCTGGCATCGCGGACAGGCGCGCTGCCGGGAGCCGTCGAGATCACCGCCTCACTCCCCCGCGGTTCGTGGACGATCGTCACGTCTGGCAGCAGGCGCCTCGCCAGCGCCAGATGGGCGGCCGCCGGTGTCACGGTCCCGGACGTGACCGTCACCGCCGAGTCCGTCACCCGCGGCAAGCCACACCCCGAGCCGTTCCTCGCCGCCGCCAACGCACTCGGCGTACATCCGAGTCGATGCCTCGTCTTCGAGGACTCGGCGTCCGGAGCGCAGGCGGCTGACGCCGCCGGAGCGCAAGTCGCCGCCGTCGGCAGCGCCCCATGGACAATTGAAGCGTGCGTCCGCATTCGAGACTTCGTCGACATCAGCGTCGAACCGACATCTGACCGAACGATTCGCCTCTCCTTTCCCGCCCCGGGCGCCTGA
- a CDS encoding maleylpyruvate isomerase N-terminal domain-containing protein, with product MDASDYPAIADRFGAVVDSVNDWDAPTPVPEWRARDIVDHLTTWLPGLLGSCGVEIPMGTLDDPVGSWRTQDAALRSLLADRGGETITHEFLGTKSIAEIVAQVYLGDVFMHTWDLARSAGVDDGLDPAVCEEMVTGMEQMEDMLRNSGHYGPRFPGDPGPDPVRRLMAFVGRDPNWSNRA from the coding sequence ATGGACGCTTCCGATTACCCGGCCATCGCCGACCGGTTTGGCGCCGTCGTCGACTCGGTGAACGACTGGGACGCCCCCACCCCGGTTCCCGAGTGGCGTGCCCGTGACATCGTTGACCACCTCACCACGTGGCTCCCCGGCCTGCTCGGCTCGTGCGGAGTGGAGATTCCGATGGGCACGCTCGACGACCCGGTCGGATCATGGCGGACACAAGATGCTGCCTTGCGATCCCTGCTCGCCGATCGGGGAGGCGAGACGATCACACACGAGTTCCTCGGCACCAAGTCGATCGCCGAGATCGTGGCGCAGGTCTACCTCGGCGACGTGTTCATGCACACGTGGGACCTCGCCCGGTCGGCCGGGGTCGATGACGGCCTCGATCCGGCCGTCTGCGAGGAGATGGTGACCGGCATGGAGCAGATGGAGGACATGCTCCGCAACTCCGGCCACTACGGACCGAGGTTTCCCGGCGATCCCGGCCCCGACCCGGTCCGTCGCCTCATGGCGTTCGTGGGACGCGACCCCAATTGGAGCAACCGCGCCTGA
- a CDS encoding thioesterase family protein, which translates to MTLTAGLTNTASYTVTDDMSPPHLPMKVLSTPHMIQLIEGTCLMLAQNHLADDQTTVGTHVCVSHAAAAHSGEEVKVDCELIEVDRRRLEFRTSVTKGDTVVSEGTHQRFIVGR; encoded by the coding sequence ATGACGCTCACCGCCGGCTTGACCAACACCGCCTCCTACACCGTCACCGATGACATGTCGCCTCCGCATCTTCCGATGAAGGTGCTGTCGACGCCGCACATGATCCAACTCATCGAAGGCACCTGCCTGATGCTGGCGCAGAACCATCTCGCCGACGATCAGACCACGGTCGGTACTCACGTGTGCGTATCCCATGCCGCTGCCGCCCATTCCGGCGAAGAGGTCAAGGTCGATTGTGAACTCATCGAGGTCGATCGGCGACGGCTGGAGTTCCGAACGTCGGTCACCAAGGGCGACACCGTGGTCTCGGAGGGCACCCACCAACGGTTCATCGTCGGTCGCTGA
- a CDS encoding sigma-70 family RNA polymerase sigma factor, with product MPNPAVVPDAAEFEAHRRALTGYCYRMLGSGFEAEDAVQETMVRAWQAADRFEGRASVKSWLFRIAHNVCIDMSRSSQRRALSVDLGPASPPDPALLADVRPAETWLSPIPDASVLDPGGDPAEVAALRDSVRLAFVSALQLLPARQRAALVLCEVLHWSAAEVAELLETSSASVNSALQRARASLAVRDQHPNGADLDPELLSRFVGAFERYDMDALGELFHNDVLQTMPPYAMWLQGRDDLLAWFVGPGAACEGSKLLATRANGRQAFAQYKPVPSGGYAPWALVVVESSNHLIGELHFFLDTDETFPRFGFPAHIDS from the coding sequence ATGCCGAACCCTGCGGTGGTGCCTGACGCGGCCGAGTTCGAGGCGCACCGCCGCGCCCTGACCGGCTACTGCTACCGGATGCTCGGCTCGGGGTTCGAAGCGGAGGACGCCGTCCAGGAGACCATGGTCCGGGCGTGGCAAGCCGCCGATCGGTTCGAAGGGCGGGCCAGCGTGAAGAGCTGGCTGTTCCGGATCGCCCACAACGTCTGCATCGACATGAGCCGCAGCTCACAACGGCGGGCGCTCTCGGTCGATCTCGGTCCTGCGTCTCCACCCGACCCGGCGCTGCTCGCCGATGTGCGCCCGGCGGAGACGTGGTTGTCACCGATCCCCGACGCCTCGGTTCTCGACCCGGGTGGCGATCCGGCCGAGGTCGCTGCGCTCCGAGACTCGGTCCGACTGGCCTTCGTGTCGGCGCTGCAACTCCTCCCCGCCCGCCAGCGGGCGGCGCTCGTGTTGTGTGAGGTGTTGCACTGGTCGGCGGCCGAGGTCGCCGAGTTGCTCGAGACCTCGTCGGCGTCGGTGAACAGCGCCCTGCAACGAGCCCGAGCCAGTCTTGCGGTGCGCGACCAGCACCCGAACGGCGCCGATCTCGATCCCGAACTGCTCAGCCGATTCGTCGGTGCCTTCGAGCGCTACGACATGGACGCGCTGGGCGAGCTGTTCCACAACGATGTACTCCAAACGATGCCGCCCTACGCCATGTGGCTCCAGGGTCGAGATGACCTGCTCGCCTGGTTCGTCGGACCGGGCGCGGCGTGCGAGGGCTCGAAGCTGCTCGCCACCCGAGCGAATGGTCGCCAGGCCTTCGCCCAGTACAAGCCGGTCCCCTCGGGTGGCTACGCACCGTGGGCGCTCGTCGTCGTCGAGTCCAGCAACCACCTGATCGGTGAGCTGCACTTCTTCCTCGATACCGACGAGACGTTTCCTCGGTTCGGGTTCCCCGCCCACATCGACTCGTAG
- a CDS encoding VOC family protein, translating to MSVHPYLVFTNTTREAMTRYHEILGGDLQIMGFDELPPGEEMPPFEIPAGTVMHAALMFGDGDLIMASDDPTGDGGAMKGFAVNLTLTDHDEARRIFEALADGGEIQMPLGETFWSPLFGSCQDRFGVSWMVNIEGEQP from the coding sequence ATGTCCGTTCACCCCTACCTCGTCTTCACGAACACCACCCGGGAGGCGATGACCCGCTATCACGAGATCCTCGGTGGCGATCTCCAGATCATGGGATTCGATGAGTTGCCCCCAGGCGAGGAGATGCCGCCGTTCGAGATCCCCGCCGGCACCGTGATGCACGCCGCGCTGATGTTCGGCGACGGCGACCTGATCATGGCGTCCGATGATCCCACGGGCGATGGCGGGGCCATGAAGGGATTCGCCGTCAACCTGACGCTGACCGATCACGACGAGGCCCGGCGGATCTTCGAGGCGTTGGCCGACGGCGGAGAGATCCAGATGCCGCTCGGCGAGACGTTCTGGTCGCCGCTGTTCGGGTCGTGCCAGGACCGCTTCGGTGTGTCCTGGATGGTCAACATCGAAGGTGAGCAGCCCTGA